One window of the Rhodothermia bacterium genome contains the following:
- a CDS encoding bifunctional 3,4-dihydroxy-2-butanone-4-phosphate synthase/GTP cyclohydrolase II, with amino-acid sequence MPSNHRFHTIPEAIEDIRAGRLIIVVDDEDRENEGDFLGAAEKMTPELINFMAMHGRGLICAPITRKRASELELDLMVTDNTAIHETPFTVSIDYKLAGTTTGISAYDRYATVKALTDPTAKPSDFGRPGHIFPLRAIEGGVLRRAGHTEAAVDLMRLAGLYPAGVIVEILNEDGTMARIPQLMKLAEQFGMKIITIKDLIAYQMKQEKLVNRVIEVDMPTRFGHFKMIAFEERLSGDNHLAIVKGTWNEDEPILVRVHSQCVTGDIFGSMRCDCGDQLEKALSMIETEGRGVVLYMKQEGRGIGLINKLRAYQLQEQGMDTVEANLALGFKMDQRDYGIGCQILRNLGVSKLRLITNNPTKRIALAGYGLEIVERVPIEIPPNEVNEPYLRTKRDRMGHEILNKPEGNSTHHNHILQDLLG; translated from the coding sequence ATGCCCAGCAACCATCGGTTCCACACCATTCCAGAAGCCATCGAGGACATCCGCGCGGGAAGACTCATTATTGTCGTGGACGACGAAGACCGCGAAAACGAAGGCGACTTTCTGGGGGCTGCAGAAAAAATGACCCCCGAATTGATCAATTTTATGGCCATGCACGGACGTGGGCTTATCTGCGCACCGATTACCCGCAAAAGGGCTTCAGAGTTAGAACTCGACCTCATGGTGACCGACAATACGGCCATTCACGAAACACCTTTTACGGTTTCGATAGATTATAAATTGGCCGGAACCACCACAGGCATTTCTGCCTATGACCGTTATGCAACTGTAAAAGCGCTTACCGACCCTACCGCGAAACCTTCGGACTTTGGACGCCCCGGACACATTTTTCCGCTCCGTGCTATAGAAGGCGGTGTCCTTCGACGTGCTGGGCACACCGAGGCAGCGGTGGATCTTATGCGCCTTGCAGGGCTGTATCCAGCAGGTGTGATCGTGGAAATCTTGAACGAAGATGGCACGATGGCCAGAATCCCACAACTGATGAAACTCGCCGAGCAGTTTGGGATGAAAATCATCACCATAAAAGACCTGATTGCGTACCAAATGAAGCAAGAAAAATTGGTAAACCGCGTAATTGAAGTAGATATGCCTACCCGCTTCGGACACTTCAAGATGATTGCGTTCGAGGAACGGCTCTCTGGCGATAACCATTTGGCCATCGTAAAAGGAACTTGGAACGAGGACGAACCTATTTTGGTGCGCGTACATTCCCAGTGCGTTACAGGCGACATTTTTGGCTCGATGCGCTGCGATTGCGGAGACCAACTTGAAAAAGCACTCTCCATGATTGAAACCGAGGGACGCGGCGTGGTTCTTTACATGAAACAAGAAGGACGCGGTATTGGACTGATTAATAAACTGCGGGCATACCAACTACAAGAGCAAGGAATGGATACCGTAGAGGCCAATTTGGCGCTGGGCTTTAAAATGGATCAACGCGACTATGGCATCGGTTGCCAAATTTTGCGCAACTTGGGCGTGAGCAAACTTAGACTCATCACCAATAACCCAACAAAACGCATTGCTTTGGCTGGCTATGGCCTTGAAATCGTGGAACGGGTTCCCATCGAAATTCCACCAAATGAAGTGAATGAACCCTATTTACGCACCAAACGTGACCGGATGGGGCACGAAATCTTGAACAAACCGGAGGGCAATAGCACCCACCACAACCATATTTTACAAGACTTGCTGGGATAA
- a CDS encoding T9SS type A sorting domain-containing protein — MKTKILLFLVFFMLAPWLNAVSGTDGGFRFENLPDGGASLKATKTGGWNGAANGTDAFQASRLAAGLGTFSALQNLAADVNNSGSVNGTDAFLIARRAAGTISSFTRGDWVCEEKSLTIASNDQTVDVKCLAVGDVNMSFVPTDNPSSVLSKTTVARSLTLMPTINVGKGAGGILLPVVVNEFTGVGAITLKIAFDSSLMSFSKVSNAPVGVTFTANAANGVLTLIWFDATGGSNPINIANGKLLDIEFTLSGASNSGQTTHFTINQAASEVADTNGDPVSVSYENGVAILTKIQEEEIPTEFLLRGNYPNPFNPTTNVVFDLHQASNVTVEVHDLTGRKVWGSDTRLMAAGKGLQVRVEAGNWASGLYLVTLTAQAEKQTWVQRGKMVFQK; from the coding sequence ATGAAGACCAAAATACTGTTGTTCTTGGTTTTTTTTATGCTCGCACCTTGGCTGAATGCCGTTTCGGGTACCGATGGCGGGTTCCGCTTTGAAAATCTGCCCGATGGTGGCGCAAGCCTAAAAGCGACCAAAACTGGAGGTTGGAATGGTGCAGCCAATGGTACGGATGCGTTCCAAGCGTCTCGATTAGCAGCAGGGCTTGGCACCTTTAGCGCCCTACAAAACTTGGCCGCAGACGTAAACAATTCGGGATCGGTCAATGGCACAGATGCGTTTTTAATTGCTCGTCGTGCTGCCGGAACCATTTCTTCTTTTACCCGTGGGGACTGGGTTTGCGAAGAGAAATCACTTACGATTGCCAGTAACGATCAAACAGTAGATGTAAAGTGTTTGGCGGTAGGCGATGTAAACATGTCATTTGTGCCTACGGATAATCCCTCCTCGGTCTTATCGAAAACCACCGTTGCCCGTTCACTCACGCTCATGCCCACCATCAACGTTGGAAAAGGCGCAGGTGGTATTTTGTTGCCCGTGGTGGTAAATGAATTTACAGGAGTTGGAGCCATTACACTCAAGATTGCATTCGATTCCTCCCTCATGTCATTCAGCAAAGTCTCCAATGCACCTGTAGGGGTGACGTTTACTGCCAATGCCGCAAATGGTGTTTTGACCCTCATCTGGTTCGATGCTACCGGAGGAAGCAACCCTATTAATATCGCCAATGGCAAATTATTGGATATTGAGTTTACCTTAAGCGGTGCTTCTAATTCAGGTCAAACAACGCACTTTACGATTAACCAAGCGGCATCTGAAGTTGCAGATACAAATGGCGATCCGGTTTCGGTCTCTTATGAAAATGGTGTTGCTATCTTGACCAAGATACAAGAAGAGGAGATCCCAACCGAATTCTTGCTTAGGGGAAACTATCCAAACCCATTTAACCCGACGACAAATGTGGTGTTTGATTTGCACCAAGCGAGCAACGTGACCGTTGAAGTACACGATTTAACAGGTCGGAAAGTCTGGGGCAGTGATACTCGTCTGATGGCCGCTGGCAAAGGACTTCAAGTCCGGGTTGAAGCTGGTAATTGGGCGTCTGGGTTATATTTGGTGACCCTAACAGCGCAAGCTGAAAAACAAACATGGGTGCAGCGGGGCAAGATGGTGTTCCAAAAATAA
- a CDS encoding T9SS type A sorting domain-containing protein: protein MKRFFTLFCVFICWSSVKAQVARVEYFFDTDPGLGRGTAVAFPPSLTDGTVAFNADISMLADGFHTLYVRAQNTSGAWSHLQTRPFVKTFISVSGTADVPLNRVEYFFDTDPGLGQGTSFSIPSGSSGGTFNYSIDLSGLADGFHTLYIRARNQNGAWSHLQTRPFVKTQVTLGGVGEIAPIIAAEYFFDTDPGIGLAQPIGLPENTGGDVTVVFDAQVAGLSIGTHILYVRAKSERGWSHVQGKEVTVLASDLPPLAGTYTINATLPNSATNFPSVQAALDNLVVRKTSAAVVFECASGTYNVNYALGLISTADVTKTITFKAASGAAVVWKYVSLSSTDNYLLKLNDAAYLRFENITFTKTGSNYGRIIAFAGTIQDVQFKNSVFNGLSGNGEVFYADGATLSQVVIQNNTIYNGVNAFKWIGSGAAWSGTRIQENNISRSGTASGVGLDLTGISGITVVQNWVNNYTTALAHQNGGAIEVIRNKFIGNQQGVLVSGSNGAIGAAGVFANNWMIVNTTGAALNFQNSSHWLLYHNSLNTISGSYALSVSGTYEGLEAKNNVFALQSGTAVAQFQTLNGLDADYNAYFRSGVGNILQVAGTSFPNLAEFQANAGTGVTEDHGIAANPIFTSNTNLHAQSNLLNGTGIETLSVAIADDIDGESRTALSPTDIGSDAFLNGLSPLSGTYNIGSGGDYTTVQDALNARTTQGQTGNIVLQVPSNTNITTPLVVHPTADQNATNTVTLSGGGTSTITGSGGSGQNYLLCVCGKTNFRLSGFKLQPAGTEQRVIEITEPDIVTEFVDVEVDGSNMQPTHHVLYVNNPIKKLVLTRFKVVNLPNTGTPPKGIYLDEITDGIEISESEFEIPEPIIIRKQGKTMKITKTRFTCKNCPSDTYELKFAGSGGIEFVENEVTLFRGGVHFADAPAGMRLMGNRITAEEQGIYLNNCRATADSIGVIANNFIKITGEGSTDAVRFNNSPYYRLYHNTIRVASNDPLSAAVKAEGTATNNLDIRNNIFYHAGAGAALKADRIEAFSHLNYNAYWTPTGPIAVWAGTNHNTLASWKTAVPTLNINSVQAPIYFVSASDLHLTGASIGDGSLKGEANLPFSIAKDIDNQTRNSPYMGADEAMGAALPILLITFSAQVVMDGATLTWQTAQEINTDRYVIEHKLGEVWREVGAVEANGNTTVAQTYQYPLKNLNPGRHVFRLRVEDTGGKKNFSPETELVIDLKGAFFLSSAYPNPFNPQTTFTLMVARTQTVRIEVFDTVGRRVRILHQGELVANEAQMFRLDAQGLTSGIYHIRATGDGFLGSQKVMLVK, encoded by the coding sequence ATGAAACGGTTTTTTACCCTCTTTTGTGTATTTATCTGCTGGTCATCCGTAAAAGCCCAAGTTGCACGGGTCGAGTACTTTTTCGATACCGATCCGGGCTTGGGACGAGGAACCGCAGTTGCCTTTCCACCCAGCCTTACAGATGGTACAGTTGCATTTAATGCCGATATTTCCATGCTGGCGGATGGATTTCACACCCTTTATGTACGGGCTCAGAACACCAGTGGTGCATGGAGCCACCTCCAGACCCGTCCCTTTGTCAAGACGTTCATTTCGGTAAGCGGAACAGCCGATGTCCCCTTGAATCGAGTGGAGTATTTTTTCGATACCGATCCGGGCTTGGGACAAGGCACATCTTTTAGTATTCCGTCGGGTTCATCAGGTGGCACATTTAATTATTCGATTGACCTTTCTGGCCTTGCGGATGGCTTCCATACGCTTTACATCCGTGCCCGTAACCAAAATGGTGCATGGAGCCACCTCCAGACCCGTCCCTTTGTCAAAACCCAAGTAACATTGGGGGGGGTAGGTGAAATTGCCCCGATTATTGCGGCAGAATACTTTTTTGATACAGACCCAGGCATTGGGTTGGCACAGCCCATTGGTTTGCCTGAAAATACAGGCGGAGATGTCACCGTGGTCTTCGATGCACAAGTGGCAGGGTTAAGCATTGGAACCCATATCTTGTATGTCCGTGCCAAAAGCGAACGCGGGTGGAGCCATGTGCAGGGCAAGGAAGTAACGGTTTTAGCGAGCGATCTACCACCTTTAGCGGGAACTTATACCATTAATGCCACTCTCCCGAATAGTGCGACCAATTTCCCTTCGGTGCAAGCAGCTTTAGATAACTTGGTTGTCCGTAAAACGAGTGCGGCTGTGGTTTTTGAATGTGCATCGGGAACGTATAACGTAAACTATGCACTGGGCCTAATTAGCACCGCAGATGTCACCAAAACCATCACTTTCAAAGCGGCTTCGGGTGCAGCAGTTGTTTGGAAGTATGTGTCCCTTTCTTCTACAGACAATTACCTTTTGAAATTAAATGATGCAGCATATTTACGTTTTGAAAACATCACCTTTACCAAAACAGGCAGCAATTACGGGCGCATCATAGCGTTTGCCGGAACCATACAAGACGTTCAGTTTAAGAACAGCGTTTTTAATGGTTTATCGGGCAATGGTGAAGTGTTTTATGCGGATGGTGCAACCCTGAGCCAGGTTGTCATTCAAAACAACACGATATATAATGGCGTGAATGCCTTTAAGTGGATAGGGAGTGGCGCGGCGTGGAGCGGAACCCGCATTCAAGAAAACAATATCTCACGTTCAGGAACAGCATCGGGTGTTGGCTTGGATTTGACAGGCATATCGGGTATTACTGTTGTTCAAAATTGGGTAAACAACTATACCACTGCATTGGCCCACCAAAATGGGGGGGCAATTGAAGTGATCCGCAACAAATTTATTGGCAACCAACAAGGCGTACTTGTATCCGGAAGCAATGGAGCCATTGGTGCGGCAGGGGTCTTTGCCAACAACTGGATGATTGTCAATACCACGGGTGCGGCACTGAACTTCCAAAACAGTAGCCATTGGTTGCTGTATCACAATAGCCTAAATACCATCAGCGGGAGCTATGCACTTTCTGTTTCGGGAACCTATGAGGGGCTGGAAGCCAAAAACAATGTTTTTGCCTTGCAATCTGGAACTGCCGTTGCCCAATTCCAAACACTAAATGGTCTAGATGCGGATTATAATGCCTATTTCCGGAGTGGAGTCGGAAACATCTTGCAAGTTGCGGGAACTTCGTTCCCCAACTTGGCCGAGTTTCAGGCAAATGCTGGAACCGGAGTCACAGAAGATCATGGTATTGCTGCAAATCCCATTTTTACGTCGAATACAAACCTGCACGCCCAATCCAATCTACTGAATGGTACAGGCATAGAAACCTTGTCCGTAGCTATTGCGGACGATATAGATGGTGAGAGCCGCACCGCACTTTCACCTACTGACATTGGATCAGATGCCTTTTTGAATGGACTTTCCCCACTTTCTGGAACCTATAACATCGGTAGTGGTGGGGATTATACAACCGTGCAAGATGCGCTAAATGCCCGAACCACACAAGGTCAAACGGGGAACATTGTTTTACAAGTCCCGAGCAATACCAATATTACCACGCCATTGGTGGTTCATCCGACAGCAGATCAGAACGCAACCAATACCGTAACCTTGTCTGGCGGTGGAACCTCTACCATTACGGGAAGTGGGGGATCGGGGCAAAACTACTTGCTTTGTGTCTGTGGTAAGACAAATTTTCGTTTATCAGGCTTCAAACTTCAACCTGCCGGAACCGAACAAAGGGTGATTGAGATCACCGAACCCGATATTGTTACCGAATTTGTGGATGTGGAAGTAGATGGCAGTAATATGCAGCCCACCCACCATGTATTATATGTCAACAATCCCATTAAAAAATTGGTACTTACCCGCTTTAAGGTGGTGAATCTTCCGAATACGGGAACACCACCGAAAGGGATTTACCTCGATGAAATCACCGATGGTATTGAGATAAGTGAAAGCGAATTTGAAATTCCGGAACCTATTATTATTCGTAAGCAGGGCAAGACCATGAAAATTACCAAAACCCGCTTTACGTGTAAAAACTGCCCATCGGATACTTACGAACTCAAATTTGCAGGTAGTGGTGGCATTGAATTTGTCGAAAACGAAGTGACGCTTTTCAGAGGAGGCGTTCATTTTGCAGATGCGCCTGCGGGAATGCGGCTCATGGGCAACCGAATTACAGCGGAAGAGCAAGGCATTTACCTCAATAATTGTCGTGCAACAGCAGATAGTATCGGGGTGATTGCCAATAATTTCATCAAAATAACGGGCGAGGGTTCTACCGATGCGGTACGATTCAACAATTCACCCTATTATCGCCTGTACCACAACACCATCCGAGTGGCCAGTAACGATCCTCTCTCGGCAGCCGTTAAAGCCGAAGGAACTGCAACCAATAACCTCGACATACGGAACAATATTTTTTACCATGCGGGTGCAGGGGCAGCCCTTAAAGCAGACCGCATAGAAGCCTTCTCTCACTTAAATTATAATGCGTATTGGACGCCCACAGGCCCAATTGCAGTTTGGGCAGGAACCAACCACAATACCTTGGCTTCATGGAAAACAGCAGTGCCAACCCTCAACATAAACAGCGTACAGGCTCCTATTTACTTTGTTTCGGCATCCGACCTCCATCTTACGGGCGCTTCCATAGGCGATGGTTCGTTGAAGGGAGAAGCCAATTTGCCTTTCTCGATTGCGAAAGATATAGACAATCAAACACGGAATAGTCCTTATATGGGCGCGGATGAGGCAATGGGTGCAGCGCTACCAATCCTGTTGATTACTTTTAGCGCACAGGTGGTGATGGATGGGGCAACACTTACGTGGCAAACCGCCCAAGAAATCAACACCGATCGGTATGTGATTGAACATAAGTTGGGGGAAGTGTGGCGAGAAGTGGGGGCCGTTGAGGCAAATGGGAATACAACTGTAGCACAAACCTACCAATACCCGCTCAAAAACCTCAATCCCGGACGCCATGTGTTCCGCCTTCGTGTAGAAGATACGGGAGGCAAAAAAAACTTTAGCCCCGAAACCGAATTGGTAATAGACCTAAAAGGAGCGTTTTTCCTTTCATCGGCTTATCCAAACCCCTTCAATCCGCAAACCACCTTTACACTAATGGTTGCACGGACCCAAACTGTTCGGATAGAGGTGTTTGATACCGTCGGACGGCGGGTGCGTATTCTGCATCAGGGCGAGTTGGTGGCCAATGAGGCACAGATGTTCCGATTAGACGCACAAGGGCTTACGAGTGGTATTTACCACATCCGTGCAACTGGCGATGGCTTTCTCGGATCCCAAAAAGTAATGCTCGTCAAATAA